GCGGCGCTCAAGGGGTCGAACCGGTTGGAGACCTGGCGGTTCTCGCGATCGACCGCGAACAGGAACTGCATCAGGTCGTTCGAGCCGACGGAGAGGAAGTCGGCCTCGGCCGCGATCTCGTCCATCTGGAACAGCAGCGAGGGCACCTCGACCATCACGCCGAGCCGGCATTCCGACGGCAGCGGGTAGTTGTGGCGGGTGAGGTGCGCCTTCTCGCGCTCGACGATGGCCCGGGCCTGGACGAACTCCCCGACGGTCGCCACCATCGGGAACATGATCTTGAGCGGCCGCCCGCGGGCGGCCTTGAGGAGCGCCCGCAGCTGCATACGCAGGAGGCCGGGCCGGTCGAGGCCGATGCGGATCGCCCGCCAGCCGAGCGCCGGGTTCTCCTCCTCGAGCGCCTTCATGTAGGGCAGCACCTTGTCGCCGCCGATGTCGAGGGTCCGGATCGTCACCGGCAGGTCGCCGACGGCGTCGAACACCGTCTCGTACAGGATCTGCTGCTCGGCCGCCGTCGGCATCCGCTCGGCGACCATGAACTGCAATTCGGTGCGGAACAGCCCGACGCCCTCGGCCCCGGTCTCGTGCAGGTGCGACAGGTCGACGATGAGGCCGGCATTGAGCTGGAGGTTGACCGCGACCCCGTCGCGGGTCACCGCCGGCACGTCGCGCAGCGAGCGGTACTGCTCCTGGCGCCGGGCCCTCAGCCGTGCCTTCTCGGCGTAGGCAGCCTCGATCTCGGGGCCGGGCCGGATCTGGATCTCGCCGGTCCCGCCGTCGACGATGATGGCGTCGCCCGTCTCGACCAGCGCCGTGGCGTTCGCCACCTCGCCCACCGCCGGGATGCCCAGAGCGCGGGCCACGATGGCGATGTGGCTCGTCGGCCCGCCCTCCTCCAGCACCACGCCGCGCAGGCGGGACCGGTCGTAGTCGAGGAGGGCCGCCGGGCCCATCGAGCGCGCCACCAGGATGGCGTTCTCGGGCATCGCGTCCGGGCCGACCGTCTCGCGGCCGACGAGCTGGCGCAGCAGCCGGTTGGCGAGGTCGTCGAGGTCGTGCAGACGCTCGCGCAGGTAGGGGTCGCTCTGGCGCAGCATCCGGGCGCGGTTGTCGGACTGCACCCGCTCGACCGCGGCTTCCGCCGTGAGGCCCGACAGCACCGCCTCGCGCATCCGCCGGAGCCAGCCCTGGTCGTGGGCGAACATCCGCACCGTCTCGAGCACCTCCCGGTGCTCGCCGGCGCCCGCGACGTCGCCGCGCTCGACGAGGTCGTCGATGGCCGCGCGCACCTCGGCGATCGCGGTGTCGAGGCGCGAGGCCTCGCGCTCGACGTTCTCGGCGATCAGGTTGCGCACCACGATGCGCGGCTCGTGCAGCACGACGTGGCCCAGGCCCACCCCGTCGGCGAGCGCGACGCCGCACTGGCTCAGCGCCCGGCGCGAGGCGCTGACGGTGCCGGGCGAGAGCGCCTGCAGCTCGCCCGACGCGATCATCTCCGCCAGCACCATGGCGGTGGTCTGGAGCGCCTCGATCTCCTCCTCGGAGTAGATCCGGTAGGTGCGGTTCTGCACCACCAGGACGCCGAGCGTGTTGCCGGCCCGCAGGAGCGGCACGCCCAGGAAGGCGTGGTAGACCTCCTCGCCGGTCTCCGGGCGGTAGGAGAAGGCGGGATGCGACTGGGCGTCGGAGAGGGAGAGCGGCTCGGCGGTGGCGGCGATGAGGCCGACCAGGCCCTCGCCGGCCCGCATGGTGGTGAGGTGCACCGCCTCGCGGTTGAGGCCCTCGGTGGCGAAGAGCTCCAGGTTGCCGTCGTCGCGCAGGACGTAGACCGAGCAGACCTCCGCGACCATGTTGGACGCGATCAGGACGACGATGCGGTCGAGGCGCGCCTGCGGGCCGACGGGCTCCGCCATGGCCTCGCGAAGGCGGCGCAGTAGCAGGCGCGGGCCTCCAGGCGCTGCGGGCATCGTGTCGTGTTCCACCCTTTGGCGAGCCGGACCCGGCGCGGCGCAACCGTGAGGCCGAGCTCGCGCGGGCCTGACGCATCGGCCCCGTTATCGCCGTATAGCGAGTCCGGCGCCCGGCGGGCAAGCGTCCTTCCGGGGGGACCGGGACGAAGCGCCGTTCCCGACGAGAAACGCCCCGCCCGCGAGGGATCGCGGACGGGGCGTTCGACGGCGGACCGCCCGGGCCGGCGTCATGCGGTTTCCGATCGATCGTTTCGCGATGCGGAAAACGGCTTCGCTCAGACGCCGCGCGGGCTTTGATACGGCTTCCGGAAGGGAT
The sequence above is drawn from the Methylobacterium terrae genome and encodes:
- the ptsP gene encoding phosphoenolpyruvate--protein phosphotransferase, with protein sequence MPAAPGGPRLLLRRLREAMAEPVGPQARLDRIVVLIASNMVAEVCSVYVLRDDGNLELFATEGLNREAVHLTTMRAGEGLVGLIAATAEPLSLSDAQSHPAFSYRPETGEEVYHAFLGVPLLRAGNTLGVLVVQNRTYRIYSEEEIEALQTTAMVLAEMIASGELQALSPGTVSASRRALSQCGVALADGVGLGHVVLHEPRIVVRNLIAENVEREASRLDTAIAEVRAAIDDLVERGDVAGAGEHREVLETVRMFAHDQGWLRRMREAVLSGLTAEAAVERVQSDNRARMLRQSDPYLRERLHDLDDLANRLLRQLVGRETVGPDAMPENAILVARSMGPAALLDYDRSRLRGVVLEEGGPTSHIAIVARALGIPAVGEVANATALVETGDAIIVDGGTGEIQIRPGPEIEAAYAEKARLRARRQEQYRSLRDVPAVTRDGVAVNLQLNAGLIVDLSHLHETGAEGVGLFRTELQFMVAERMPTAAEQQILYETVFDAVGDLPVTIRTLDIGGDKVLPYMKALEEENPALGWRAIRIGLDRPGLLRMQLRALLKAARGRPLKIMFPMVATVGEFVQARAIVEREKAHLTRHNYPLPSECRLGVMVEVPSLLFQMDEIAAEADFLSVGSNDLMQFLFAVDRENRQVSNRFDPLSAAALRAFRLIAERANAAGTPATVCGEIGGRPLEAMALIGLGFRALSMSPASIGPVKAMVLGIEAGAVSAFLEQELARTKDGASLRPALAAFAEEHGVPV